The bacterium genome includes a region encoding these proteins:
- a CDS encoding M23 family metallopeptidase, with amino-acid sequence MLSTIVILVAAAALIASSATRCWRMRQAPHDWDWRTLAQAAPGITAAVFAAIALALGAGLFFQGTVVLAIDVLAIVLVLTSVAETVVAMRFGPPAQMRRKKLIASSAAAAIGLFILAFVCFLRTAPSTTSAAIRLDLPVHGEWRVVTGGRTGLTNYHHNNPRSQSYAVDIVSAAGPSEGRPIFAPCNGRTVRAVIDQAPGGASPEGNYVIIEAADGTQIWMAHFRQGSVRVHENDIVKKGQQIAECGSTGSADEAHLHIHAQRNDDPVPMLFGEKKAFLLRNDRLP; translated from the coding sequence TTGCTCAGCACGATCGTCATCCTCGTAGCCGCTGCCGCTTTGATCGCTTCCAGCGCCACGCGGTGTTGGCGCATGCGACAAGCACCCCACGATTGGGACTGGCGAACGCTCGCGCAAGCGGCGCCCGGCATCACCGCGGCGGTCTTCGCAGCCATCGCACTCGCACTCGGAGCCGGCCTCTTCTTCCAAGGCACTGTCGTGCTCGCCATCGATGTCTTGGCAATCGTGCTTGTTCTAACCTCAGTTGCAGAAACCGTCGTAGCGATGCGCTTCGGACCACCGGCACAGATGAGAAGGAAGAAACTCATCGCATCCTCCGCGGCCGCAGCAATCGGCCTCTTCATCCTCGCTTTTGTGTGTTTCTTGCGCACGGCGCCTAGTACTACCTCCGCGGCGATCCGTCTCGATCTGCCCGTCCATGGCGAGTGGCGCGTCGTCACCGGCGGCCGCACGGGACTCACAAACTACCATCACAACAACCCGCGCTCGCAAAGCTACGCAGTCGATATCGTCAGCGCCGCCGGCCCGAGCGAAGGCCGCCCGATTTTTGCTCCCTGCAACGGCCGCACCGTCAGAGCCGTCATCGACCAGGCCCCCGGCGGGGCTTCACCGGAGGGCAACTACGTCATCATCGAAGCAGCCGACGGCACACAGATCTGGATGGCGCACTTCCGTCAAGGCTCTGTGCGAGTTCATGAAAACGACATCGTCAAGAAGGGCCAACAAATCGCCGAATGCGGCTCCACCGGATCCGCCGACGAAGCTCACCTGCACATCCATGCTCAACGCAACGATGACCCGGTACCAATGCTGTTCGGCGAAAAGAAAGCCTTCCTCCTCCGCAACGATCGCCTTCCCTAA